The bacterium BMS3Abin08 genomic interval TTGTAAGGCCTTCGCTGATCCGCCTCTCCCTCAGTTCAATAGATGACTTTGATGGTCTTGTGGTTGGTGTTCCTCCTAAGGATACAATAAAGACCTTTGATGGTGATGTGATCGGGAATACCCTGCGGAGGGAGGGGTTAATAGCGGTTCAGACCCCGCAGGTTTTCCGTTATAAAACGGTATGTAAGGCATATGAACAGGCGCTGAGTTCGGGGAGATATTTTACCGATGATGCCTCTGTTGTAGAGGTTTTTGGTGGTTCAATAAAGCTTATTCCGGGGGATTACAGTAATATCAAGATAACCACCCCTGAGGACCTGCTGATTGCAGAGGCCATATTTAAGCCCGAAATACAGAAGGAGTCCTGAGGGCTTTTCAGCTGTTATTATGACTCCCCCCTGTCGGGTTTTTTATCTAAAAAATTGTGTTGAGGGACGTTTACAATGAGGATAGGCACCGGATATGATTCACACAGGTTTTCAGCGGGCAGGAGGCTGATTCTCGGTGGTCTAAAAATCCCTTACAAAATGGGACTTTTGGGTCATTCCGACGGTGATGTCCTTGTCCATGCAATAATCGATTCCATCATAGGTGCAGCCGGAATGGGAGACATAGGGCGGCATTTTCCCGACACCGATCCGCGGTGGAAGGATGCATCAAGCATAGAGATGTTGAGTGATACTATAGGCGCTGTCGGAGAGAGGGGTTATGGAATAGTCAACATAGACTCGACTATAATAACGGAGGAGCCCAGACTCTCACCATATATCCCTGATATGATTGACATAATTTCCAAAACCGGTATCCCTGAAGGGGCATTGAATATAAAGGCAAAGACCAATGAAGGGATGGGCTTTATAGGGCGCGGAGAGGGGGTTGTCGCCATATCGGTGGCTTTACTGTACAGTTGCCGGTAATTGCCCATAATCAAATAGAGTCCGTGTATAAATTGCAATGCACCTTGCCGAAGGCCCCGACCTTTGGTCGGAGAGCTTGACGGTCATTTGTCATTCCCGCGATCCCGAACGCATTCGGGAGTCGGGAATCTTTCATAAAGAACGATTCCGGACAAGCCGGAATGACAGAAAAACTAATGCTCTGCGCTATGCGTTTTGGACGATTCCCCGAACGCTTTCGGGGAATGACGGAAAAACAACAACTGTTTCGATTTTATGCACACTACTCTAAAAATAATGCATATTGCCTCAAAATCATAATAAACGTTGACAACGAGTTTTTACTCTGATATAATTGTAAAAGAGGTAGAGTTTGTTTATAGACGAAAGTACACTGTCGCCCTGAACTCGTTTCAGGGTTTCACGAGATACTGAATCAGGCTCAGCATGATAATAACGGCTTTATAAACAAGGAGGGTACCATGAAGAATATTTCAGTAGTGGTTTTGCTTTTTTTCTCAACTGTTATTTTTCAGCCTGTTCTGTCTGCCGTGGCTGCTGACAATATACTTGGGCAGGTTCTTGCGACAGGGACTGCCGAGTATATGACGGGAGGGGAAACATGGTCCAAGTTTGAGCGGCTTTATCCTGTTAGTAGTGATTCAAAGTTCAGGACGGACGACGGGAGGTTGTCATTCATTTTTAAAGAGGGGACCCGCATAGAGGTAGGTAACAAATCAGAGATAGGAGTAACCGGGACGGTTGGTAAATATACCTTAAAACTTGTAAAGGGTAAGATAATGTTTACAGTGCCGGCGGATTCTTATCTGCTGATAGAGACCCCGGATTCGATGATCGAGGTTAGCAACAGAGACAAAATACTCAGAAAGGTCTCTTCCGATGACAACAGTATAGTAGGCGGTGTTTTTTATGATGGTAAAAAGACACGAATAGCGACAATTGCAGGAAAGGTTAAAATAAAAACGATTAGTGGCGATTCTCTGATGGAACTTACTGCTGGTAACAGTGTTGAAATGCTGTCTGATAGGGGAAGCATTAAGGTCCTCCCGGTACAGGCAGTAGGTGGTTCCGGGGCCGGTGGGGCAACCTTTTTAGGGATGGGTACAGATCTTGCTTTGTTTTTGGGTTTTGCTGCAACGGAGTTAACTTTAGGGATAATTAAGGCAAATAAACATGGTGGTGGAAAGGTTTCAAGTCCTTTCTCTCCATAGGAAGATACTCAAGTCCATAAAGAAGTAAGTCTGCTTGTTTGCTGTTGCAGACAGCATTTTCCATTGTCTTGAAGCTTGGACCGACCTTAGATGGGGGATTCAGAGCGTAGAGGCCGGCTTTCGGAGCAACATGCGGTATTACAATCCTGATAACGTATATGATGTCATTCTGGACTTATTTCCATTTCCGTCATTCTGAATTTATTTCAGAATCTCGTATTTTCAATATGTTACGTTTATAGGGACCCTGAAACAAGTTCAGGATGACAATTAACAAGTTCAGGGCCCGTCCCGTACTTGATACGGGAATGGCAATTATGGTACAGCCTGCAAGCCCGGAATGACAGAAACAGGCACGGAATGTTTTTTGCTTATGGTCTTCTTGGTTATCATCTCTTTCCCGCATCCCATACCTTATTTGAGTGTCAGGCACACAAAAACAGGTAGAAATATTTCTACCTGTTTTTGTGTATAATTGATATGTTGTGATATGGAAGTATCTATATACTGATTGTCATGAGGGGATTGCCGCACAAAAGTCTGAAGAGGGCCTTTTTATGAAGAACCGTGTTTTAATGTTGTAAGATAATTTTTTAAACGTAGTGACTTCAGTTGAATGTTTTTATGCAGGAGTAACCATGATTGACAGAGTCTGCCGAATAATGAAACCTTTGTTTATGTGTTTTTCATACTCAGTATTCCTTGTAGTCCTGTTAACATCCGGATGTGCAGGGACTAATGAAGGCTCCTCTGTCGCATATTTACAGCAGAGTTTACCGGATAGAAGAACGGAGGAGTTAAATAACAGTCTTTTCAAGAAAAATCTCCTGCTGAAGAAACCGTTTTCCATGGCTGACTATAAAATCGGCCCTGAAGACCTCCTCGATATAGATGTTTTCCAGGTGGAGGATTTAAAGGCCTCCGTAAGGGTAACTGCGAGGGGGTTTATAAGACTTCCCCTTATTGGAAGGGTCAAGGCTGCCGGGCTTACCGTAGCTGAACTTGAGGATACGCTCTCCGGGAAATTAGAGAAATATCTGGAACAACCCGTGGTAAGTGTATTTGTAAAGGAGTACAGAAGTCAGCAGATCACGGTATTGGGTGCTGTAAAGAATCCGCAGCAATATTCAGTATCAGGACCAAAGCGTTTACTTGAAATCCTTTCAATCGCCGGAGGGCTGACCGATGAAGCGGGCGACCTCTGTTATATCCAGAAAGCATCCGGTGAGAGTGATGCTCCGCAGCGATACGTTGGTACGGTGGTTATTAATTTAAATGAATTGCTGATGAAGGGCAAGGCTGAACTCAATATCCCGCTGTCTTCGGGGGATGTGGTTAATATTCCCAAAAGAGGTGTCTTCTTTGTGGATGGTGCGGTAAAGGATCCGGGGTCTTTTCAGATTAAGGGCAGAACCACCATAATACAGGCGGTAAGCATGGCAAAGGGTTTAAAATATGAAGCGGACGGTTCCAGCCTCAGGATTTACAGGGATAATGGTGCGCCTGAGAGAGAAATAATTTCGGTTGACTATGATGCTATTGTTGATGGCCGGGGCAATGATGTTGTGATTAAGAGCAATGATATCATTATTGTCCCCAAGAGTGGCGTTAAGGATTTCTTTAGTAAATTTGTGAGCACCCTCAGAGGGTTTATTTCTTTTGGGAAGGCTTTATAGAGGAGATTATGAGTATGAATGATGACGAGAAACACGGTAATAATAACCAGCAATTCGGTATCAAGCCGTACGAACCCCGGGAGCATAGTGTTTCCACAGAGATAAGGCATCTTGAACAGGAGGCTGATGAGGAAATCCATCTGCGGGATTATATACATGTCGTCTTAAGAAGGAAATGGATAGTCCTGCTTTTTTTTATTTCAGTAGTTGTTACTGTATCACTTGCAACATTTATGATGAAGCCGCTCTACAAGTCCACTGTAACGATAAAGATTGATAAAGAGGACCCGAGGGTGCTCTCATTTGAGGATGCTTACAGGATTGAGAGGGTAGAAACAGATTACTATCAGACGCAGTATAAGATATTGAAGAGCCGCAATATCGCAAAAAGGGTTATAAAGAAACTCGGCCTTGACAGTAGTAAGGAGTTTACGGCAGGTGACCGTGGTGTTTCCTTAAAGGGTATTATCTTCAGTCTGGTCAGCTTTGTTGGAAGAGACAAAAGCAGGGAAAAACACGTTGTGGAAGATGGGGTGGATACGGGTATTGTAGATAGCTTTCTTGAAAGGCTTGATGTTAAACCCTTGATCAAATCACAGCTTGTTAAGGTGAGTTTTGAGGCATATGACCCTGAATTGGCCAAAAAGGTGGCCAATTCAGTTGCTGAAACATATATAGATTTCAACCTTGACAGTAAGATCGAGGCAAGCCGGCAGGCAAGGAAATGGCTTGAGAAGCAGATCGAAATTATGAAGGCCAAGGTTGAAGAGACTGAAGAGCGTCTCAATGAGTATTCCTCTTCTAACAGGATGATCTTTCTTGACGCCAAGAATGACAAGCAGAGTATTCTTAAAGAGAAACTGGCTGAATTTTCAACGGCGCTGAGCCTGGCGACAACGGTCAGGGTTCAGAAGGAGGCGCTGTACAATGAAATAAAGGAGTCCGGTGACAATAATCCGGTAATTCTGAATAACTCCCTCATACAGGAACTTAAAAAACGGTATGTATCATTAGAATCCGAATATTCTAACCTGCTGAAGATATATAAACCGGAGTACCCAAAAATGAAACGGTTAAAGAGTCAAATGAATTCGTTACAGAAGAGGATTAATCTGGAGACGTCCAATATTGTAAAATCCATAAAATCCGATTACCAGACAGCGGTAAAGAGAGAGAGTTATCTGAATGCGATCTTTAACGTTCAGAAAAACAGGGTCATGGAATTTCAGAAAAAGATGGTCCAATACCATATACTGAAGAGAGAGGTTGACACAAACAAAGAGCTTTACAATAATATGTTACAAAGACTTAAAGAAGTCGCCGTGTCTGCAACTATGAGGGCTACAAACATCCAGATACTTGACAGGGCGGAGTATCCCAAGTCGCCTTACAAGCCAAATAAGCCGTTGAATATCCTTCTATCCATAGTGCTTGGATTGTTTGGAGGGGTTGGCCTTGCCTTTTTTATGGAATATTTTGACAATACGGTTAAGGACCCTCAGGATATTGAAAAGAGGATGAACCTTCCCGCCCTTGGTTTGATCCCCCTTTATGCTTCTTCAGACCCTTCGGAAAGGTTGTTGATCACACACTCTGATAATAAAGGCCATATTGCCGAGG includes:
- the ispD gene encoding 2-C-methyl-D-erythritol 4-phosphate cytidylyltransferase, producing MRRAVAIVPSAGKGIRFGSNKTLTSLKGRPLIAWTLQALHFVDEIEEVVPVFAPELMEEALRLMEVFDFNKVKRIVPGGEERQNSVMNGLRAVESDPDLVLIHDGVRPLVRPSLIRLSLSSIDDFDGLVVGVPPKDTIKTFDGDVIGNTLRREGLIAVQTPQVFRYKTVCKAYEQALSSGRYFTDDASVVEVFGGSIKLIPGDYSNIKITTPEDLLIAEAIFKPEIQKES
- the ispF gene encoding 2-C-methyl-D-erythritol 2,4-cyclodiphosphate synthase; this encodes MRIGTGYDSHRFSAGRRLILGGLKIPYKMGLLGHSDGDVLVHAIIDSIIGAAGMGDIGRHFPDTDPRWKDASSIEMLSDTIGAVGERGYGIVNIDSTIITEEPRLSPYIPDMIDIISKTGIPEGALNIKAKTNEGMGFIGRGEGVVAISVALLYSCR
- the ywqD_1 gene encoding tyrosine-protein kinase YwqD; the protein is MNDDEKHGNNNQQFGIKPYEPREHSVSTEIRHLEQEADEEIHLRDYIHVVLRRKWIVLLFFISVVVTVSLATFMMKPLYKSTVTIKIDKEDPRVLSFEDAYRIERVETDYYQTQYKILKSRNIAKRVIKKLGLDSSKEFTAGDRGVSLKGIIFSLVSFVGRDKSREKHVVEDGVDTGIVDSFLERLDVKPLIKSQLVKVSFEAYDPELAKKVANSVAETYIDFNLDSKIEASRQARKWLEKQIEIMKAKVEETEERLNEYSSSNRMIFLDAKNDKQSILKEKLAEFSTALSLATTVRVQKEALYNEIKESGDNNPVILNNSLIQELKKRYVSLESEYSNLLKIYKPEYPKMKRLKSQMNSLQKRINLETSNIVKSIKSDYQTAVKRESYLNAIFNVQKNRVMEFQKKMVQYHILKREVDTNKELYNNMLQRLKEVAVSATMRATNIQILDRAEYPKSPYKPNKPLNILLSIVLGLFGGVGLAFFMEYFDNTVKDPQDIEKRMNLPALGLIPLYASSDPSERLLITHSDNKGHIAEAFRSIGTFISLSSAARPPKTILITSPGEKEGKTTVTINTATALTNTLGKGIVIDADLRKPKIHNGFGVENSTGLSTFLSGNMEFDEGLIKPTTGVLDVITSGPIPPNPSELLGSARMKDLLDALYSIYDFVIIDSAPVLGMTDSLYLSSFADGVVIVIRSGQTPRDALTETKRMLNRINAKILGVVINGIKEKDLRYGSYSYYYSSYYKEH
- a CDS encoding fecR protein; the encoded protein is MKNISVVVLLFFSTVIFQPVLSAVAADNILGQVLATGTAEYMTGGETWSKFERLYPVSSDSKFRTDDGRLSFIFKEGTRIEVGNKSEIGVTGTVGKYTLKLVKGKIMFTVPADSYLLIETPDSMIEVSNRDKILRKVSSDDNSIVGGVFYDGKKTRIATIAGKVKIKTISGDSLMELTAGNSVEMLSDRGSIKVLPVQAVGGSGAGGATFLGMGTDLALFLGFAATELTLGIIKANKHGGGKVSSPFSP
- the kpsD_1 gene encoding polysialic acid transport protein KpsD precursor, which encodes MIDRVCRIMKPLFMCFSYSVFLVVLLTSGCAGTNEGSSVAYLQQSLPDRRTEELNNSLFKKNLLLKKPFSMADYKIGPEDLLDIDVFQVEDLKASVRVTARGFIRLPLIGRVKAAGLTVAELEDTLSGKLEKYLEQPVVSVFVKEYRSQQITVLGAVKNPQQYSVSGPKRLLEILSIAGGLTDEAGDLCYIQKASGESDAPQRYVGTVVINLNELLMKGKAELNIPLSSGDVVNIPKRGVFFVDGAVKDPGSFQIKGRTTIIQAVSMAKGLKYEADGSSLRIYRDNGAPEREIISVDYDAIVDGRGNDVVIKSNDIIIVPKSGVKDFFSKFVSTLRGFISFGKAL